One Gammaproteobacteria bacterium DNA segment encodes these proteins:
- a CDS encoding acetate--CoA ligase family protein, whose product MSHWLQRLLSPQTIAIVGASERQGSLAEITHNQLSECEYAGDIFSVNPRYESLHGKTCYAALADMPLVPDLVVYAISGAALEQSFEQALKLQVGGIMIYAANYIENDPEPRLPERLRRSAREAGIPVCGGNSMGFYNFDHNVLVSFDRPPPGRPKGHIGMILHSGSGMTYLANNDARFCFNYVIASGQETNATVGDYMDYLLDQESTRVLAIMLETVRDVPAFVGALQKAHSNSIPVVITRLGRTEKSAQFAMSHSGAIVGDHEAFIALCERHGAVLCRDADEMIVTAMLFATGLRVNGGGLASMLDSGGMREQMIDLAEDHGIPFAEISPATTQVLREHLETGLEAVNPMDGMGALGNNTFETYLACGKALLDDAETGLMSFEFEFRDGFCHYPELFDVARQLSVYSDKPLVLVNSCGFTNIHETAAELTVQGIPVINGIDVALRAMRNLMNYRSGEDVVDCSNEIEFDPAIVENWSSRLSVDDSFDEITSLSLMSEFGLPTVPFRLAKSFAQLCKSVDSLGYPLVLKTAMPGIAHKSDKNGVIVGIEDRQQLEKTYRDLQTRLGDRVVVMPMIEAGVEVSVGMKNDPQYGPLVIIACGGILIEILAERAFRLAPVNSEQANAMIDQIRLARLLSGVRGQAAVDRAALVELMVRFSQLAVTLDSAIAEIDLNPVIVNQSGCTIVDALVIPKSGRVP is encoded by the coding sequence ATGTCGCACTGGTTACAGCGCTTACTGAGCCCGCAAACTATTGCAATAGTCGGTGCCTCCGAGCGCCAGGGAAGCCTCGCGGAGATCACCCACAACCAATTGTCGGAATGTGAATACGCAGGGGATATTTTCTCGGTTAACCCCCGCTATGAGTCACTGCATGGCAAGACCTGCTATGCCGCGCTCGCAGATATGCCGCTGGTGCCCGATCTTGTCGTCTACGCTATTAGCGGTGCCGCGCTGGAGCAGAGTTTCGAGCAAGCGTTGAAATTGCAGGTTGGCGGTATCATGATATACGCGGCGAACTATATCGAGAATGATCCCGAGCCGAGGCTTCCAGAACGCCTGCGCAGAAGTGCTCGCGAGGCAGGTATTCCCGTTTGTGGCGGCAACTCGATGGGATTTTATAACTTTGATCACAACGTGCTGGTCAGTTTTGACCGTCCACCGCCGGGACGTCCTAAAGGCCACATCGGTATGATCCTGCATTCGGGCTCAGGTATGACCTACCTGGCCAATAACGATGCGCGTTTCTGTTTTAACTATGTTATTGCAAGCGGGCAGGAAACCAACGCGACCGTTGGTGATTACATGGATTACCTGCTCGATCAGGAATCAACTCGGGTGCTGGCGATTATGCTGGAAACCGTGCGTGATGTGCCGGCATTTGTCGGCGCACTGCAAAAAGCCCACAGCAACTCGATTCCGGTGGTTATCACACGCCTCGGGCGCACCGAAAAATCAGCGCAGTTTGCGATGAGCCACTCCGGTGCGATCGTGGGCGATCACGAGGCCTTTATTGCTCTATGCGAGCGCCACGGCGCTGTTTTGTGCCGCGATGCCGATGAAATGATCGTCACGGCGATGCTGTTTGCGACCGGACTGCGCGTCAATGGCGGCGGGCTCGCCAGCATGCTCGATTCGGGCGGTATGCGCGAGCAGATGATCGACCTGGCCGAGGATCATGGCATTCCGTTTGCCGAGATATCGCCGGCTACGACGCAGGTGTTGCGCGAGCATCTCGAGACCGGGCTCGAGGCGGTCAATCCCATGGATGGCATGGGTGCGCTCGGCAACAACACTTTTGAAACCTACCTGGCCTGCGGCAAGGCCCTGCTCGATGACGCGGAGACCGGGTTGATGAGTTTCGAGTTCGAATTCCGTGACGGCTTCTGCCATTACCCGGAGCTGTTCGACGTAGCCCGGCAGTTGTCGGTTTATAGTGATAAGCCGCTGGTGCTGGTCAATAGCTGCGGCTTTACCAATATTCACGAAACCGCGGCCGAGCTGACCGTGCAGGGCATTCCGGTCATCAACGGTATCGATGTAGCACTGCGCGCGATGCGTAACCTGATGAATTACCGGTCCGGCGAGGATGTCGTAGACTGCTCGAACGAGATCGAATTCGATCCGGCGATTGTCGAGAACTGGTCGAGTCGTTTAAGTGTGGATGACAGCTTCGATGAAATCACCTCGTTGAGCCTGATGTCTGAATTTGGCCTGCCAACGGTTCCTTTCCGGCTGGCGAAAAGCTTTGCGCAATTGTGCAAAAGCGTGGATTCACTGGGTTACCCGCTGGTATTAAAAACTGCGATGCCGGGGATAGCCCATAAGTCGGATAAAAATGGGGTCATAGTCGGAATCGAAGATCGCCAACAGCTTGAAAAAACGTACCGTGATTTACAGACCCGGCTCGGTGATCGGGTCGTGGTGATGCCGATGATAGAAGCCGGTGTCGAGGTGTCCGTCGGCATGAAAAACGATCCCCAGTATGGACCACTGGTGATTATCGCCTGTGGCGGAATCCTGATCGAGATACTCGCCGAGCGCGCGTTCCGGCTTGCGCCGGTAAACAGTGAACAGGCCAACGCGATGATCGACCAGATCCGGCTGGCCAGGTTATTGTCCGGGGTGCGTGGCCAGGCCGCGGTGGACCGCGCAGCACTGGTCGAGCTGATGGTGAGGTTTTCGCAGCTGGCGGTTACCCTGGACAGTGCGATCGCCGAGATCGATCTGAACCCAGTGATTGTCAATCAATCGGGTTGCACCATTGTTGATGCGCTGGTGATTCCGAAATCGGGCAGGGTCCCGTAA
- a CDS encoding enoyl-CoA hydratase-related protein, with translation MSAEVRVETYDRIVEITIDRPPANAINTGVSNAIYEALVMLQEDDNLSVGIITGSGERIFSAGWDLKEIAAIDNNVEAVNSAYSCPGGFAGISEFWGLKKPVISAINGMAVGGGFEIALATDLIVAADHVEFFLPEMQRGFLPDVGAIQILPRRIPYNVAMELLYTGRRMSAAEAQQWGLVCRVCPIGELMDRARELAHEVARGAPLALQALKEVVPAIHSLPMPQAFAATKPGNDDLPVYQKMLLSEDFMEGPRAFAEKRDPVWKGK, from the coding sequence ATGAGCGCGGAAGTGAGGGTGGAAACATACGATCGCATCGTCGAAATCACCATCGACCGGCCACCGGCCAACGCGATCAATACCGGCGTCTCGAACGCGATTTACGAGGCCCTGGTGATGCTGCAGGAAGACGACAACCTGAGCGTCGGAATTATTACCGGTAGCGGTGAGCGAATTTTCAGCGCAGGCTGGGATCTGAAGGAAATTGCAGCGATCGACAACAATGTGGAAGCGGTCAACAGCGCTTACAGTTGTCCCGGCGGATTCGCCGGTATCAGTGAATTCTGGGGTTTGAAAAAACCCGTTATTTCAGCAATAAACGGCATGGCAGTTGGCGGCGGATTCGAAATCGCGCTGGCGACGGACCTGATCGTTGCAGCGGACCATGTCGAGTTTTTCCTGCCCGAGATGCAGCGCGGGTTCCTGCCCGACGTTGGCGCAATCCAGATTTTACCGCGTCGCATTCCTTACAATGTGGCGATGGAACTGCTCTACACCGGGCGACGCATGAGCGCTGCAGAAGCGCAACAGTGGGGCCTGGTATGCCGGGTTTGCCCAATTGGCGAGCTAATGGATCGTGCGCGTGAACTGGCGCATGAAGTGGCACGCGGAGCACCGCTTGCACTGCAGGCGCTGAAGGAAGTCGTGCCAGCGATACACAGCCTGCCCATGCCGCAGGCATTCGCCGCAACCAAACCGGGCAACGATGATTTACCGGTCTACCAGAAAATGCTGCTGTCGGAAGACTTCATGGAAGGTCCACGGGCATTTGCCGAGAAACGCGATCCAGTGTGGAAGGGTAAATAA
- a CDS encoding acetyl-CoA C-acyltransferase — protein MKDAVIVSTARTPIGMAFKGTLNNIKSPTLTAHAIRHAVIRSGVDSAEIDDVIIGAVLTAGTAGMNIGRLASLAAGLPDTVAGQTIDRQCSSGLMAIATAAKQIIVDGMDIVVAGGQENISAVQNQYFPWVADEADPNVVMHAEHAYMPMLLTAEHVVEKYGITRDVQDEYALQSQMRTAAGQQSGAFDDEIVSISAMRAIKDKESGDISYSEAELTRDEGNRPQTTLEGLGGLNPVVEGGTITAGNASQLSDGASACVLMEASLAEKRGLEPLGIYRGMAVAGNAPEEMGIGPIYAIPKLLQKHGLSIDDIDLWEINEAFACQTIYCRDHLGLDNEKFNVNGGSISIGHPYGMTGARLTGHILIEGKRRGAKYVVVSMCVGGGMGAAGLFEVNA, from the coding sequence ATGAAAGATGCAGTCATCGTATCAACCGCCCGTACCCCGATCGGGATGGCGTTTAAAGGCACGCTTAACAATATAAAATCACCGACACTTACCGCCCATGCGATTCGCCACGCGGTGATTCGTTCCGGCGTCGATTCCGCCGAAATCGACGACGTCATTATTGGCGCGGTGTTAACCGCGGGAACTGCCGGTATGAACATTGGTCGGCTGGCATCGCTGGCCGCGGGCCTGCCGGACACGGTGGCGGGGCAGACGATCGATCGCCAGTGCTCGTCTGGTTTGATGGCAATTGCGACCGCGGCCAAGCAGATTATCGTCGATGGAATGGATATCGTCGTTGCCGGTGGCCAGGAGAATATTTCAGCAGTGCAAAACCAGTATTTTCCCTGGGTTGCCGACGAGGCCGATCCTAATGTCGTGATGCATGCAGAGCACGCATATATGCCGATGTTGCTGACCGCCGAGCACGTGGTAGAAAAGTACGGCATTACGCGCGATGTCCAGGATGAATATGCGCTGCAGTCGCAGATGCGCACCGCCGCCGGGCAACAGTCGGGTGCCTTCGACGACGAAATTGTGTCGATATCCGCGATGCGTGCAATCAAGGACAAGGAAAGCGGTGACATCAGCTACAGCGAGGCAGAGCTGACGCGAGATGAAGGTAATCGACCGCAAACGACACTCGAAGGACTGGGTGGACTAAATCCCGTGGTGGAAGGTGGCACGATTACCGCGGGTAACGCGAGCCAGTTGTCGGATGGCGCATCTGCCTGTGTTTTGATGGAAGCTTCGCTTGCCGAAAAGCGTGGCCTGGAGCCGCTTGGTATTTATCGAGGCATGGCCGTCGCTGGCAATGCACCCGAAGAAATGGGAATTGGCCCGATTTATGCGATTCCCAAGCTACTACAGAAACACGGTCTAAGTATCGACGATATCGACCTGTGGGAAATCAACGAGGCTTTCGCCTGCCAGACCATTTATTGTCGTGATCATCTTGGCCTCGATAACGAAAAATTCAATGTCAATGGCGGTTCGATTTCGATTGGCCATCCCTACGGCATGACCGGCGCCAGGCTGACCGGTCACATACTGATCGAGGGCAAACGCCGCGGTGCGAAGTATGTCGTTGTTTCCATGTGCGTTGGCGGAGGCATGGGCGCGGCCGGTTTGTTCGAGGTGAACGCATGA
- a CDS encoding response regulator codes for MDKKASILCVDDEPINLAILEELLQSDYALNSVNSGESCLQQVGIKRPDLILLDVNMPEMDGLETCERLKADTDTAEIPVIFVSALATQEELMAGYEAGGDDYITKPFSEEILQKKVELVLASQLRKRELENISEQAVEALKRNLTNTEKLEMVVGFLHRCQRASDLDELADNVFDCLREFDLDSSLLIEADGENRVWFSDGINRPMEGQILQSLRGQDRVLSFGTRVAVNSDRTTLLVRNLPSDPEEIERLRQHLVIMIEGLDTRLQAMQTQMQVNARREGLTRVLEAAHEKLCRIEKQHQRQALSANETMTALGKELERSLLGLDLTKRQERALLEIIDASASRIRSLCDEDRKLDDEFEAIIDDLSGTLEE; via the coding sequence ATGGACAAGAAAGCCTCGATACTTTGCGTTGACGATGAACCCATCAACCTGGCCATCCTGGAAGAGTTGTTGCAATCCGACTATGCGCTTAATAGCGTGAATTCGGGAGAGAGCTGCTTGCAGCAGGTCGGTATCAAGAGACCGGACCTGATTCTGCTCGATGTCAACATGCCGGAAATGGATGGGCTCGAGACCTGTGAGCGTCTCAAGGCCGATACCGACACCGCCGAAATACCGGTCATATTTGTCTCTGCGCTTGCCACGCAGGAGGAGCTGATGGCCGGCTACGAGGCTGGCGGCGATGACTATATTACCAAGCCTTTCAGCGAAGAAATTCTGCAAAAGAAGGTTGAGTTAGTGCTTGCGAGCCAGTTGCGAAAACGGGAACTGGAGAACATTTCGGAGCAGGCGGTCGAGGCCTTGAAGCGTAACTTGACCAATACCGAGAAGCTCGAGATGGTGGTCGGGTTTTTACATCGATGCCAGCGCGCCAGCGACCTCGATGAGCTGGCAGATAATGTGTTTGACTGCCTGCGCGAATTCGATCTCGATAGCAGCCTGTTGATCGAGGCCGACGGCGAGAACCGCGTCTGGTTTAGTGACGGCATCAACCGGCCGATGGAGGGTCAGATTCTCCAGAGTCTGCGCGGTCAGGACCGGGTATTGAGTTTTGGTACCCGTGTCGCGGTCAATTCCGATCGCACCACCCTGCTGGTTCGAAACCTACCCTCGGACCCGGAGGAAATAGAGCGCTTGCGACAACACCTCGTTATCATGATCGAAGGCCTGGATACGAGGCTGCAGGCGATGCAGACGCAAATGCAGGTTAATGCGAGGCGCGAAGGATTGACCCGGGTCCTCGAAGCAGCGCATGAAAAACTGTGCAGGATTGAAAAACAGCATCAGCGGCAAGCGCTGTCTGCCAATGAGACCATGACGGCGCTGGGAAAGGAACTGGAAAGATCCCTGTTGGGGCTTGACTTAACTAAACGGCAGGAAAGAGCGTTGCTGGAAATTATCGACGCGAGTGCATCGAGAATTAGATCTCTTTGTGATGAAGACCGTAAGCTCGACGATGAATTTGAGGCGATCATCGATGATCTGTCAGGTACGCTGGAAGAATAA
- a CDS encoding DNA polymerase IV, translating to MSDGRWPRVILLADMNAFFASVEQIDHPEWRAKPIALTNGDIGTCIITCSYEARAFGVRTGMHIKQARQLCPDLVRITSRPQRYAEVSADIMRALSTFTPELEIFSVDEAFLDVTRCQRLWGSPREVALRVKRTVYEHSGVLCSIGVSGDKTTAKFAAKLHKPDGLTIIPPWQAKERLAHTPLTGLCGVNSGIAGMLAAYGVHTCADLQKLPISVLGKRFGNPGRRIWLMAQGLDPEPVKTSIPAAQSIGHGKVLPPNTRDAESIRVFMMHMSHKLAERLRSNRLVAQQFLFGLRLYRGWLKTTARSLLPSDDERVIYRLGTRWLRQAWSGQGIWQIRIVALDPKAPCQADLFQRKHPARQRAHLAMDQINQRYGPMTLASARLLGRSTMPDVISPAWKPHGHRKTV from the coding sequence GTGAGCGACGGACGCTGGCCCCGCGTTATCCTGCTGGCGGATATGAACGCTTTCTTCGCCTCGGTTGAGCAGATCGATCACCCCGAATGGCGCGCTAAGCCGATTGCCTTGACCAATGGTGATATCGGCACCTGTATCATCACCTGCTCCTATGAAGCGCGGGCTTTCGGCGTCAGGACCGGGATGCACATCAAGCAGGCCCGGCAGCTTTGCCCGGACCTGGTTCGGATCACCAGTCGTCCGCAACGCTATGCCGAGGTATCGGCCGATATCATGCGTGCGCTGTCAACTTTCACACCTGAGCTCGAGATTTTCTCGGTTGACGAGGCGTTTCTTGACGTGACCCGCTGCCAGCGGCTCTGGGGGTCTCCGCGGGAAGTCGCACTGCGGGTCAAGCGCACGGTCTACGAACACTCGGGGGTCCTGTGCTCGATTGGTGTCAGCGGCGACAAAACCACGGCCAAGTTCGCGGCGAAACTACACAAACCGGATGGTTTGACCATCATTCCACCCTGGCAGGCAAAGGAGCGCCTCGCCCATACACCGCTGACCGGGCTTTGCGGGGTAAACTCGGGAATCGCCGGCATGCTCGCCGCCTATGGTGTGCACACTTGTGCGGACCTGCAAAAACTGCCCATCAGCGTGCTCGGCAAACGCTTCGGCAATCCGGGCAGACGCATCTGGCTGATGGCGCAGGGCCTTGATCCCGAACCGGTAAAAACCAGTATTCCGGCTGCCCAGTCGATCGGGCATGGTAAGGTCTTGCCACCCAACACGCGCGACGCAGAATCGATACGGGTATTTATGATGCATATGTCGCACAAGCTCGCCGAGCGCCTGCGCAGCAACCGCCTGGTAGCCCAGCAGTTTCTGTTCGGCCTGCGCCTGTATCGCGGCTGGCTCAAGACCACTGCGCGATCGCTTTTGCCCAGCGACGACGAGAGAGTCATTTACCGACTCGGCACACGCTGGTTACGGCAAGCCTGGAGCGGCCAGGGAATCTGGCAGATACGCATCGTCGCGCTCGATCCAAAGGCACCGTGCCAGGCGGATCTGTTCCAGCGCAAGCATCCCGCCCGACAACGCGCTCACCTTGCGATGGACCAGATCAATCAACGTTATGGGCCGATGACACTTGCATCGGCACGATTACTGGGGCGATCAACCATGCCCGACGTGATTTCTCCCGCCTGGAAACCACATGGTCACCGCAAAACCGTTTAG
- a CDS encoding AAA family ATPase yields MLDTTDSSIAEFQADIEKAIAAIETIILGKSNQIELAVCCLIARGHCLIEDLPGVGKTTLSQTIAQVFDLDFNRIQFTSDLLPADILGVSIFDPEQQVFKFHPGPVFAHFILADEINRATPKTQSALLEAMEEKQITVEGVTHRLEEPFFVIGTQNPLDQSGTFPLPESQLDRFMMKISLGYPDQAAERALLSGGNPREMMYRMQSAVGIGRFIEIQSAVDHVHCSEPLLSYVQQLIQATRNPGLFVYGLSPRAGLAVIQASRSWALMKGRSHVEPGDVQSVFGAIADHRLTPSEQHSRPTMDLVNDLIEQTPIP; encoded by the coding sequence ATGCTGGATACGACAGATAGTTCGATCGCAGAATTTCAGGCAGATATTGAAAAAGCGATTGCAGCGATCGAGACCATTATCCTCGGCAAATCGAACCAGATCGAGCTTGCTGTTTGCTGCCTGATTGCGCGCGGCCACTGCCTTATCGAAGATTTACCCGGGGTCGGTAAAACCACCTTGTCGCAAACCATCGCGCAGGTTTTCGACCTCGATTTCAATCGCATTCAATTTACCAGCGATCTACTGCCCGCGGATATTCTCGGGGTATCAATTTTCGACCCGGAACAGCAGGTTTTCAAATTTCATCCCGGCCCTGTTTTTGCGCATTTCATCCTGGCCGATGAAATCAACCGCGCCACGCCGAAAACCCAGAGCGCTCTGCTCGAGGCCATGGAAGAAAAACAGATTACGGTCGAGGGGGTGACGCACCGGCTGGAGGAACCGTTTTTTGTCATCGGCACCCAAAACCCGCTGGATCAATCCGGCACTTTCCCGTTACCCGAATCACAGCTGGACCGGTTCATGATGAAAATATCGCTCGGTTACCCGGACCAGGCAGCCGAGCGTGCATTGTTGTCGGGTGGTAATCCTCGCGAAATGATGTACCGGATGCAATCCGCGGTCGGCATCGGACGCTTCATCGAAATTCAGTCCGCGGTAGATCATGTCCATTGTTCCGAGCCTTTGCTGAGTTACGTTCAGCAATTGATACAGGCGACGCGTAATCCCGGCCTGTTTGTTTATGGCCTTTCACCGCGCGCTGGCCTGGCTGTAATCCAGGCCAGCAGGTCATGGGCACTAATGAAGGGGCGCAGTCATGTGGAGCCGGGCGATGTTCAGTCCGTGTTCGGTGCGATTGCAGACCATCGCTTAACCCCGTCTGAGCAGCACAGCCGCCCGACCATGGACCTGGTCAATGATTTGATCGAACAGACACCAATCCCCTGA
- a CDS encoding DUF58 domain-containing protein, whose amino-acid sequence MLSVSLPAPVRRYFDNWFDSHNPPSQDAILLHNRRLYILPTRFGYLFAIMLLFLFFAAINYQNSMAFMLTFMLTALGIISLWHTHKNLLGITVKLMIPRPVFCGESCELKFEVSHANNSKRYAIGIQYAEQVPVYVKLEPEGTSGAKLRIPTAHRGQFKPMGITVFTRYPTGLFHAWGWLKFDVPVLIYPKPATKARLQQSMVEQYDGQTSTSTIEGEDFAGLREHREGESLHHISWKAYAQGKGLLTKTFQGQARPSIWIDWNMVNEGSLEDKLSLMTALVLAAENEEQKYGLRLPGTLIEQDYGSAHKHACLQALAVFRQPDFNQEFKLEND is encoded by the coding sequence ATGCTTTCGGTCAGTTTGCCGGCTCCCGTCCGCCGATACTTCGACAACTGGTTTGATAGCCATAACCCGCCAAGCCAGGATGCAATTCTGCTGCATAACCGACGTCTTTATATTCTACCGACGCGTTTCGGTTACCTGTTCGCGATTATGCTGCTGTTCCTGTTCTTTGCCGCGATCAACTACCAGAACAGCATGGCATTCATGCTGACTTTCATGCTGACTGCACTCGGCATCATCAGCCTCTGGCATACCCATAAAAATCTGCTCGGCATCACCGTCAAGCTGATGATCCCGCGCCCTGTATTCTGTGGCGAATCCTGCGAGCTTAAATTTGAAGTCAGTCACGCCAATAACTCGAAACGCTATGCGATTGGCATCCAGTACGCAGAACAGGTACCGGTATACGTCAAGCTCGAACCCGAAGGCACCAGCGGGGCAAAATTGAGGATCCCCACAGCGCATCGCGGACAGTTCAAACCGATGGGTATAACGGTATTCACCCGCTATCCCACCGGTCTGTTCCATGCCTGGGGCTGGCTTAAGTTCGATGTACCGGTCCTGATTTACCCGAAGCCGGCCACAAAGGCCCGGTTGCAACAAAGCATGGTCGAACAATACGACGGACAAACATCGACCAGTACCATCGAAGGGGAGGATTTCGCAGGCCTGCGGGAACACCGCGAGGGAGAATCGTTGCACCACATATCCTGGAAGGCCTATGCCCAGGGTAAGGGACTATTAACCAAGACATTCCAGGGCCAGGCGAGGCCTTCGATATGGATTGACTGGAATATGGTTAACGAGGGCTCGCTCGAAGATAAACTAAGTTTAATGACGGCCCTGGTTCTGGCCGCGGAAAACGAAGAGCAGAAATACGGATTGCGACTGCCTGGCACCCTGATCGAACAGGATTACGGTAGTGCGCACAAGCACGCCTGTTTACAGGCCTTGGCGGTTTTCAGGCAACCCGATTTCAACCAGGAATTTAAACTTGAAAACGACTAG
- a CDS encoding DUF3488 and transglutaminase-like domain-containing protein, whose protein sequence is MKTTSQNLPIRSIANETVRRSSIFAVCFCFLCSIAPHFRNLPVWVSAIVLLALGWRCLQNLGKVRELPKWVLIPLVFFGGIGVFAEYWTIVGRDAGLALLTVMTSFKFLESRRHRDLLILVFLSYFLIATHFLYSQSIFTASLMFANLIVATATLITINQREEKIDIRQLVGSSTRLVLLSIPLMLILFVLVPRVPGPLWGISSEQRGGVTGLSDHMSPGKISNLIRSNEVAFRVDFEDRIPAQNRLYWRGPVMARYNGYRWYQARRQVLNRFNIVVSEPPVKYTVTLEPNGERWLLPLDIPTKLIPDALMTEDFQLISTKKINDLLRYSMESRVAYEVGADEDPEYLGITLEYPEDLNPKTITMGKSLAQRFDRNEDIIKEVLKMFREQEYFYTLQPPTLENDVVDEFLFNTRRGFCEHYAGSFALLMRAAGIPARVVTGYQGGEYNAVGNYLIVRQSDAHAWNEVWIENRGWLRVDPTAAVSPSRIEQGLDNALSDETSIFRIQNRNPIFGNLLYSWDNMQHSWNDWVINYDQRKQQNFLSKLDLGIESWSDMVFAMVFLLATVTGLFWFIVWYRERPPKPEACEVQFGRLLKKLSRRGFQKRPSEDSRAFLERVTDRDFPQREQLADIVELYNRIKYGRKGSSVRNLDSMRSLINSL, encoded by the coding sequence TTGAAAACGACTAGCCAAAACCTGCCCATTCGATCGATTGCGAATGAAACGGTGAGACGCTCCAGCATTTTTGCAGTCTGCTTCTGCTTCCTGTGCTCAATCGCTCCCCACTTTCGAAACCTGCCGGTCTGGGTAAGCGCAATCGTATTGCTTGCACTGGGATGGCGATGCCTGCAAAACCTTGGCAAGGTCAGGGAGCTACCCAAGTGGGTACTGATCCCGCTGGTATTTTTTGGCGGCATTGGCGTATTCGCGGAGTACTGGACCATCGTCGGGCGCGATGCAGGTCTCGCACTGCTGACCGTGATGACCTCGTTCAAGTTCCTGGAAAGCCGACGTCATCGCGACCTGTTGATACTGGTTTTTCTCAGCTATTTTCTGATCGCCACGCATTTTCTCTATTCCCAAAGCATTTTTACCGCAAGCCTGATGTTCGCCAATCTGATTGTCGCAACTGCCACGCTGATCACGATCAATCAGCGCGAGGAAAAAATCGACATCAGGCAGCTGGTGGGATCCAGTACCCGTCTGGTACTGCTGTCGATTCCGCTGATGCTCATTCTCTTCGTGCTGGTGCCACGCGTGCCGGGTCCGTTGTGGGGAATTTCGAGTGAACAACGCGGTGGTGTTACCGGGCTTAGCGATCACATGTCACCCGGGAAGATCAGCAACCTGATCCGCAGCAACGAGGTTGCCTTCCGGGTTGATTTCGAAGACCGAATTCCAGCCCAGAACAGGCTTTACTGGCGAGGACCGGTGATGGCCCGCTATAACGGCTATCGCTGGTACCAGGCACGTCGGCAGGTCCTAAACCGGTTCAACATTGTGGTTTCCGAGCCCCCGGTAAAATATACCGTTACGCTGGAACCGAATGGCGAACGCTGGCTGCTGCCGCTGGATATCCCGACAAAACTGATTCCCGATGCATTAATGACCGAGGACTTTCAGCTCATCAGTACCAAAAAAATTAATGACTTGTTGCGCTACTCGATGGAATCACGGGTGGCTTACGAGGTTGGCGCAGACGAAGATCCGGAGTATCTCGGTATTACGCTCGAATACCCTGAAGATCTCAATCCAAAGACAATCACGATGGGTAAATCGCTGGCACAACGTTTTGATCGCAACGAAGACATCATCAAAGAAGTATTGAAAATGTTTCGCGAGCAGGAATACTTTTACACCCTGCAGCCCCCTACCCTTGAAAATGACGTGGTTGACGAGTTTCTGTTTAATACACGGCGCGGTTTCTGTGAACACTACGCCGGCAGTTTTGCGCTGCTGATGCGTGCTGCAGGAATACCGGCACGCGTCGTCACCGGCTACCAGGGTGGTGAATATAACGCTGTCGGTAACTACCTGATCGTGCGGCAATCCGATGCGCACGCCTGGAACGAGGTCTGGATCGAAAACAGGGGCTGGTTGCGGGTCGATCCCACTGCCGCAGTGTCCCCGAGTCGGATTGAACAGGGTCTCGATAACGCCTTGTCCGACGAAACATCAATTTTTCGCATCCAGAATCGTAACCCGATCTTCGGCAACCTGCTCTACAGCTGGGATAACATGCAACACAGCTGGAACGACTGGGTGATCAATTATGACCAACGCAAACAGCAAAACTTTCTCAGTAAACTTGACCTTGGTATTGAAAGCTGGTCCGACATGGTATTTGCAATGGTCTTTTTGCTGGCCACAGTTACCGGTTTATTCTGGTTTATTGTCTGGTATCGCGAGCGTCCGCCAAAGCCCGAAGCCTGCGAAGTCCAGTTCGGGCGCCTGCTGAAAAAACTGTCCAGGCGAGGTTTCCAGAAACGCCCCTCGGAAGACAGCCGTGCTTTTCTCGAGCGAGTTACGGATCGGGACTTTCCGCAGCGCGAACAGCTTGCAGATATCGTGGAGCTCTACAACCGTATCAAGTACGGTCGCAAGGGCTCTTCCGTGCGCAACCTCGACAGCATGCGCTCACTGATCAACTCTCTCTGA